One window from the genome of Acomys russatus unplaced genomic scaffold, mAcoRus1.1, whole genome shotgun sequence encodes:
- the LOC127186178 gene encoding GTPase IMAP family member 9-like translates to MASCADTDLRIILIGKTGNGKSVSANTILGRSEFESKISAHAVTKTCQRATRTWKGKELVVVDTPGFFDTKETLRTTCTEVSRCVLYSLPGPHAIILVLQLGRHTEEEEKTVALIKGIFGEAAMRYMIVLFTRKDDLEDRSLDSFVEENKKLKDFVVQCGNRYVAFNNKAGEAEQETQVQELIELIENMVDRNGGSYFQEKIYEDTDNSLNDYLNNLEETYAQELSLEFQRIEKEYANKSEKEKEAELILQ, encoded by the coding sequence ATGGCTAGCTGTGCAGACACTGATCTGAGGATCATTCTGATAGGAAAAACCGGAAATGGAAAGAGTGTTTCAGCAAACACCATCCTAGGGAGATCTGAATTTGAGTCTAAGATTTCTGCCCATGCTGTTACCAAGACCTGCCAGAGAGCAACCAGGACATGGAAGGGGAAAGAGCTGGTTGTAGTTGACACTCCTGGGTTCTTTGACACCAAGGAGACCCTGAGGACCACATGTACAGAAGTCAGCCGCTGTGTCCTCTACTCCTTGCCTGGGCCTCATGCCATCATCCTGGTCCTACAGCTGGGTCGCcacactgaggaggaggagaaaactgtTGCTCTGATCAAGGGTATTTTTGGGGAGGCAGCCATGAGGTATATGATAGTCTTGTTCACTCGCAAAGATGACCTTGAGGACCGGAGCCTTGACAGCtttgttgaagaaaataaaaagctaaaagaCTTCGTCGTGCAGTGTGGGAATCGCTACGTTGCCTTCAATAACAAAGCAGGTGAGGCCGAGCAAGAAACGCAAGTGCAGGAGCTGATAGAGCTGATAGAGAACATGGTGGACAGAAACGGAGGGTCTTACTTTCAGGAGAAGATCTACGAGGACACAGATAACAGCCTCAACGACTATCTAAACAATCTGGAGGAAACTTATGCTCAAGAATTAAGTCTTGAATTCCAAAGAATAGAAAAGGAATATGCtaataaatcagaaaaagaaaaggaggcagaattGATTCTGCAATga